AACCCTTCCACCGGGATCTGGCACTTACTGACGACATTGGTACTGCACTAAAAGCGTGGGCATACGCTCCCCCCATCATCATCGATGAATCCGATGCCAGTCTGGACTCTGCACCCCGCGCCCTCGAGCTTGGCTACAAAGGGACCAGTCACAAAAATTGCAAAGGCGTCTTTAAAGGCATTCTGAACCGTTGCTTGATCAATTTCAAAAACCAACAGGCAGGAAGAGAACAATATCTCATGAGCGGAGAAGATCTGGCCAATATCGGCCCAGTTGCCAACCATCTCGACCTGGTCGTCCAAGCCACCCTGGGCATCGAAAGTGTCGAGCGCAATGGCCACCATTATTTCACCGGCTTATCTGTATTCAACGATGAGATACAAGCAAACGCTTTGACTAGTTTTCCCCGTCTCTACACTCGAGAGGAGGATTTCGTTCGCTTGAACATCCAGAATGGAAGGCTGGATGTGAGTGAATTGCTTGAGATGCCATTTGGAACCGACGAGAGTCATTTCTAAACTAAAGTAGAACAGGCATCTTGCCTGTTTTTTTCCAAGTAGGCTCCCGTCCCTTGAAGCATCGGTCTTTATCTAAGTTGTTAAATTACCTGAAGCAATAACATCCATGTTCCAATACACAGGCAAGATGCCTGTGCTACTCCCCGCGCATCTCGTCCCCCGCCCCGTTTCACCTGCCCGATCCGCAAATGCTTGTTACCCGATCTGTGAATTGTAGAAACGCTGCATTTTTGGGACAATTGCTCTCCGAACCTAATCATTTTTCAAAGAACCCAGAAATCACTTCACACTAGATTACCCGATGAGCAAATCTACAGATCTACCCACTGAACCAGAAATCCTGACTACCACCGTGGGTTCATACAGTCCCATTGATTGGCTGGCGGCTTTACCGAGTGAGCAGGCGGTAGAAGACGCCACTGCAACCGTGATCCACACACAGCAGCGCTACGGCATTGATCTGCCCACCGACGGGGAGCTCTACCGCTTTGATACCAACCATCCGGATACCAACGGGATGATTGAGTATTTCATTTCCCGCCTGGGTGGTATTGATACTTCTGTTGGACTGACTGATGCCCGTTCATTCCGCTTGAAACAGGAAATGGCCTTTCGTTTTAAGCCAGCCGGCGTCGTTCGTGGCCCCATCGGAGAAGGCACACTCGACCTGCACGAAGCCTGTTTGCGTTCAGCAGCAGTCGCCAACGGCCCGCTCAAATTTACACTAACCAGCCCTTACATGCTGGCTCGCACACTGCTTGATAACCATTACGGAAATCTGGAAGACATGACCTTGGCCATTGCTGATGCTTTGGCTGACCAAGTGAGTGAACTGCCAGCTGCCTGTGTTCAGGTGGACGAAGCCAATGTTCCAGGCAGTCCGGAGAATGCGCCGCTCGCGCAAGAGGCAATCAACCGCATCCTCGATAAGGTCCAGGGCCAGAAAGCCGTGCACTTCTGTTTTGGTAACTATGGCGGCCAATCCATTCAAGCGGGTGGATGGAAAGCACTGATCGATTTTCTAAACGGACTTCACACAG
This genomic stretch from Opitutia bacterium ISCC 52 harbors:
- a CDS encoding cobalamin-independent methionine synthase II family protein; translated protein: MSKSTDLPTEPEILTTTVGSYSPIDWLAALPSEQAVEDATATVIHTQQRYGIDLPTDGELYRFDTNHPDTNGMIEYFISRLGGIDTSVGLTDARSFRLKQEMAFRFKPAGVVRGPIGEGTLDLHEACLRSAAVANGPLKFTLTSPYMLARTLLDNHYGNLEDMTLAIADALADQVSELPAACVQVDEANVPGSPENAPLAQEAINRILDKVQGQKAVHFCFGNYGGQSIQAGGWKALIDFLNGLHTDHLVLELAHRPEDDLEALKEVNPNIKLGIGVIDIKVNHVETPEEVAKRIETATSYVGEGRIGWVHPDCGFWMLKRSIANRKMESLVKGRNLYLGL